Genomic DNA from Stigmatopora nigra isolate UIUO_SnigA chromosome 17, RoL_Snig_1.1, whole genome shotgun sequence:
cgagccatatgtGGTTCTTGTGACGAGTGCACACTCTGCTTACCTGTAAGATAATGTCACTTTAGCACTGCTTTATCTTAATATATTGGATTAGATTTTGTGATAGTTATAGtctgttttttgtatttcagaTGACCTGACGGGACACCTGCTGGCCTACATCAGCCTCCTGCCCATCACCATTCTCGTGGGCTTTGTCACGCTTATCGTCTTCAAGCGGGAATTGCACACGGTGAGGAAGCCACGGCACCCCCGGTTTTGTAGGTTGCCTTTCAATGTGCGCCTTTGCAGATTTCCTTTTTCGGTGGGATCATCGTTAACGAGGGAGTTAACTGGATGCTCAAGCACATTCTCAGAGAGCCCCGCCCATGTGCCGGTAAGGAGAAAATGGGACCATAAGCCATTTTTGCGTTGAATTTGATGGTCTTAATACTGTCATTTGTCCACAGGGGCTCATTCCATGCTGAACACGGATTATGGGATGCCATCCAGTCATTCCCAGCTCAtttggttttttgttgtttacttttttctttttctttatttaaggTGAGACGGATGCAAAACATATTTGCGGATAAGAAAAAGCCACATGTCcctgtttcagtgccatttttGCATGTCTGTCATCTTCAGTGACACTGAAATAAGATCATTCATTTATCATtcaaatatatctatattttttaattaatgaatggaaaatggaaatacactcattttaaaataaaataaaataaaatcctaacATTTATTGCCTAAGTTAGACAACAATACATGTCCGATTCACATTAATGAATCCACTAATTGATCCCCTCTTTCCCAGAATGCATCAGACCAACAACGCCCGGTGCGTGGACCTATTGTGGCGACACATCTTGTCCATGGTCCTGCTGGGCGTGGCCTTAGCCGTCTCCTACAGCAGGTTGGCCCCGCCCCACAGCCCTCCCCCTTAGGTCTCCACTCTGGTCTTAACTGGTCTGGCTCTCTTTCCAGGGTCTACCTACTGTACCACACGTGGAGCCAAGTGTTCTACGGCGCCGTGGCGGGCAGCACAATCGGCGTGCTCTGGTTTTTCATCACTCAGGAGCTGCTCACCCCATTGTTCCCCAAAATAGCCGCATGGTAAGACCATCCTGCCTGTGCCAAATGGCTTgcaacatttgttttcattattttttggtgtATCTTGAAACAAAAGCCTCCCCCATCAAAACTTTTTAGCATTTCATGAGCCACGTTTTTACAGGCCTGTGTCCGAATACTTCCTGGTACGTGACACCAGCCTGATCCCCAACATTTTGTGGTTCGAGTACACAGTGACACGTTCAGAGGCCAGGTAAATCCAACACAGACCCCGCCCCCTCTCGACTGGttttaaccactttttttttaggaacagACAAAGAAAACTGGGAACCAAACTCCAGTGAACGCCTGGTTTTCCaaaacattaacagaaaaacaCTGGAGGACTTCTGGACTCGGGTTTTCCGGGTTGATGAAAAGCGGGGAGGTGGTGGTAGCGCCCCCCTACGGCCGACACGCGCATCACATCACATGACACACACCCTCCCTCCCCCAAGCCGCCACGGTGTTTGTACAGTTCGTCCCACGCATGCCACACCGTGCAAAAAGGCCAACAAGGATAGATTAAAAATTTGGAACTTGAAAATGCACACGGTGGCCAATCCAAAATGGAGGATCGCTTCCACCACaaacagcatgttttttttgtcttttcatattCTGACACGGGCCTGAAGTTTTAGTAAGATCTCagaaattgg
This window encodes:
- the dolpp1 gene encoding dolichyldiphosphatase 1; this encodes MALEEQCSAPPRWRAISLTHVEFAEDDLTGHLLAYISLLPITILVGFVTLIVFKRELHTISFFGGIIVNEGVNWMLKHILREPRPCAGAHSMLNTDYGMPSSHSQLIWFFVVYFFLFLYLRMHQTNNARCVDLLWRHILSMVLLGVALAVSYSRVYLLYHTWSQVFYGAVAGSTIGVLWFFITQELLTPLFPKIAAWPVSEYFLVRDTSLIPNILWFEYTVTRSEARNRQRKLGTKLQ